Below is a window of Vicia villosa cultivar HV-30 ecotype Madison, WI unplaced genomic scaffold, Vvil1.0 ctg.000232F_1_1_3, whole genome shotgun sequence DNA.
AATTCACCCTTACTCTCCACCAAGAATTTCTTATCTCCACCAAACACCGGCTCCGCCACCATCTCCACACTCAAATCCGGTCCCACGACAACCGCCCGACCGGTACAATCAACCGCAACAGGCCTCCCTTTGTAAACACATACATCATCATAAGGCGTCAGCATATCAGGAATTATCATCCACTTCTCATCACATTTCTCATCACAATTCTCATCAGAATTCTCATCATGCCGTTCATCACTGCATCGGAATACAGCGAGTTTTCCGGAAATGTGAATAGTGAGAAGAACCGAACAGCGTCCTTTTCCGATCTGCCACGTGTCAGCATCAAATACAACAACCTTCTCCATGTAGAGTGAGGTGTTGTTGAGAGGGAGAGAGGAGGATTGGGAAGGGAAGTTACCGATGACGAATTCGCAACCGAGATCGAGGATAGGGAGGTGGTTGAAATCGATGGAGTTAGGGAAATGGATAGGGAGTTGTTTGTCACGTGAGAGAGGGTGCCAGAGGCGGGTTAGGTCACGTGAGTCGGGGCCGATTTTGATTAACCATGGTTGTGGGGTTTGGTGATTTGGGGGAGGGGAGATGAGGAAGAGGGTACGTTTGGAGAGAGGGAAGGTGGAATCATTGGAATCATCGTTGTTGGAGGGAGATGGGAATTTGGGAGGGAGATTGAGGTGGTGGTGGTGATTTTGGGGGATGGAGGAGCGCCATGAGGAACAGACGGAGCGGAAGCGGAGTTGGTAGAAATGGGAGTTGAGTTTTTGGGAGATGAGGTGGAGGAGGTCTTTTGGGAGTTGAGACCAATCTGCCATGAATGGGGGATGGGGATGATTGTTTTGATACAGGAAGTTGGaaatggagaagatgatgatcAGGGTACGGGAGAGATACTGCTGTTTGTTTCGGTATTTTAATTTAAAGCGTCTTTGGTTCTCCGGTGGAAAAGAATTGATTcaaaataaattgttttattaaaattaattttacaaaaataaattttaatcaaaattcaagataaaattttaaaatgatttatgaTTGAAAAAAATcttacaaaaataaattttaatcaaaattcaaGATAAAATTATCCCAAAAATTatgaattatatttttaaataataaaattaattatgaaaagtaaAATGAGTGTGTATTTGTTTCTAGGGTAAAAATACTGAATAAttgattttgtaaaattaattatgaTTCAAAATCGTTAAGTCAACTTAGTCGGTAATTATATATGAACAATAGATGCATAAGTTTGTgtcaaatattaataatatttttcacTTTTGTCCTCTAATTTTCAATCTCTAGTTTTCAATACTTGATAAGGGATAAAAGTTTTGGTAGGGAGAGAACCATTTTCATAGTATGAGCTAAGTAAATGTAAAAGTATTTTCATTATGAGCTAAGCAATTCGAGTAAGGATtatctccatttctcaaaagaaatggaggtGTCTATTGTTATAGTTTTaattaatgtaaataaaatatatttacacGCATTTTTAAAGGTTGTGACATTAATTACACATTTAtacattaaaattataataatggaGAGGATCTTTACTCAAGCAATTCCACAATTAGGTGAAGAGAAATGGAAAAGAATCAATTTGAGAGAAGAGcacaatatatttaaataaaaataaattatgtgtAAGATAGTGTCTCGTCACATTGTTTTGCGGAGTTCGAAAGAGACAATGAGACTAATGTTCCAGGAACCCAAGAGAGGAAAAAGAGGAAGGAAGACATTACATCTCCACTCATAACCTTAAGCTATTAGttaaatgtattttttgttttataaattCAATGTTCAAGTCATTCATAGGTGACATATGACTTAACCACTCACTTAAACTCAATAATCTCTCCCACAAATATGAGTCTCCACATCCTATAACAAGATCCAACACACATTCAATTGTTCCAGGACTTGTGGAGAAGATTGTTGGTTGTAAGTGTGAATGGTTAAGTATTATATTGCCTATGAATGAATTGAACATTAAATTTATATGAGATATAACTCATATACCTAATGCCTTACAGTTTTTGATGGAAATCTAGCATCTCTCCCTTGTGGTCTTGAAGCATGCCTTACAGTTTTGGATGGAAATCTAACATCTCTCCCTTCTGGTCTTGAAGGATTGGATCTCTATTGTTGCTCCTAAATTCCCAAGATTCTCCAACAAAACAAATAGTATAAAAAGTTAAGATTCTCCAACAAAACATATAGTATCAAAGTTATAGCTTGGCTTGGTGTGGGAGAGAGTTTGTTTCTGTGGGATCCATCCTTTTATAGAATGTGGGAATCGTTGGTTGTAGCTGTAAGTTGTTAAATGGTGAATTTATAAAAGAGGAGAGACTCATATATTGTTGGTTGTAAATGTAAGTGGTTAAATGGTTAATTTATAAAAGAGGAGACTCATGTATTGGTTAAATGGTGAATTTATGAAAGAGAAGACGCATGTATATACCATGCTACTTCAAATGTGAAATGTTGGTGCACAAGAATGAAAGATGAtaacaaagaaaataaacaaaagaataacggcgcaaaagaatgagagaataaatgtgaTGATGTATATTCTACTACTtgtgttaataaatgatagctactacaaggctatttatacaaaagaaaatcttcccacataagccctaatagagtaaacttagtgaacaagtctaaaggtgcaaacagtacaatactaaaaaatactaaagtaccctttaaCTAAACAGCTACGCtatcttccgtgtaacaccggattctgcAGTGCACAAcgtctaatgttccattctggacttggcttctcaagaaatgatacttagtctcaatatgcttgcttcttccgtgtaacaccggattcttggcaagattaattgcagacttgttatcaatcatcagcttcagaggcttcttcactttaatcttcagatcttctaataaattcagaagccacacagcttgacatgcagctacagcgcctgcaatgtactcagcttcacaagttaatagagcaacaacagcttgcttcttggaactccaagaaataggacctctcagaaacataaacaaatatccagaggtactccttctatcaactctatctccacaccaatcagagtcggagtaactcaataactctgattcttcctttctcccaaaaggaaacaatatgccaagcttcagagttcccttgatatatctcaagattctgacagcagcttgataatgggaccacttaggtttactcatgaacctactaaccaatccaactgcatagcatatatcaggcctggtattgcacaaatacctcagagaacccaccagctgtttgaagatcgtagcatcaacatcttcaccttcagagtcaAAATCCAGTTTCTGATTCGTTTCTGatggtgtaacagcagctttgcaattctccaacttgaacttcttcagcagttctaactcatacttcagctgattcagaatgataccatcttctgagtacagaatctccatccctagaaaatgtgacatttttccaaggtctgtaatctcaaactcattcatcagcaccttatTGAACTTCaccagatcttctggacaactctctgtaagcaatatgtcatcaacataaagacataacagaatcatattgcttccagaatgttgcacataaactccatattccatctcacacttttgaaacccttgcttcttgaaaaatgaatcaatcttcaaattccaagctccgggtgcttgctttaatccatacagagctttatgtaatttgtacaccatcccttcctgattcattttcacaaagccagggggttgtgacacgtatacctcctcttgtaatggaccgttcagaaatgcaaactttacatccagatgcatcaaggaccaattCTTATTTGCAGCTAACGCAACCACCagcctgattgtttcatgtctggCTACAGGTGCAaatacctcaaagtaatctagtccaggtttctgaagaaatcctctagccactagccttgctttgtgcttaccaactgatccatctggcttaagctttaccttgaaaacccatctgatgctgatggctttcttcttctttggaagttttgtcagcttccaagtcttgtttctttctatagcctcaagttcttctttcatggcattcagccagactttcttcttgagTGCTTCTTTAATAcccactggttcagaatctactaacatggcacactaaATGACATCTccctctgagtcaacttctgtatcttgcaacatgtcataatctgcaaaccttctaggtataattctgactctttgtggcctttgagctacttcagagtcacctactccagagtcaccacctccagagtcaccacctccagagTCATCACCTCCAGAGTcatcccttccagaatcatgactaccaccaaactctggatcatcatcagagtttggatcagaatcagattcaccatttgactcatcttcagaagattcttcatcttctgactctaactcttcttcaaaagttatctctacatcagaagttggttgagactctctccaatcccaaacttctgattatttcacaatgacgtctctactgacttcaactttgttagtctctggacaatagagcttgtatgcacttgtactgtggtaccccaccaataacatcactctgctcctttcatccagcttcttccttctagcttctggaacgtgtttgtaacacacagaaccaaaaatcttcagatgactaacactttgcttctctttagtccacttctctaaaggaataATTTCCTTCAgtctcttcgttggacacctgttgagcacatatgctgcagtagcaacagcttctccccagagattgtgaggaagcttcttctcttttagcatacttctcgtcatatcaagaaaagtacggtttctacgttcagccaGACCAttatgttgaggagtataaggagcagtaacctcatgctcaattccattatcatcacagcacttctggaattctgtagagttatactcacctccaccatcgagaatctttatcttctgaccactctgcttctcagccttcaccttgaacttctggaattctgtgaacacctcagtcttaaacttgataagtgttacccacgtcattcttgtgaactcatccacaaaagacacaaaatacttatttcctccaagtgaaggttctggaaatggtccacaaacatcagagtgcactactcccagagcatgctttgctcttggagcaacttctgatacaaatggcaatctgggttgtttgcctttcatgcatacctcgcatgacttctcaggcttcacaatctttggaatgccatgtacaagcttTTTAGAACTTATATGCCCCAGGCTTAtgtagttcaagtgccccaacctcttatgccacaacttactatcaccttctgagccttctgcactcagacactctgtttcagttgtttctacat
It encodes the following:
- the LOC131625652 gene encoding F-box protein SKIP23-like; this encodes MADWSQLPKDLLHLISQKLNSHFYQLRFRSVCSSWRSSIPQNHHHHLNLPPKFPSPSNNDDSNDSTFPLSKRTLFLISPPPNHQTPQPWLIKIGPDSRDLTRLWHPLSRDKQLPIHFPNSIDFNHLPILDLGCEFVIGNFPSQSSSLPLNNTSLYMEKVVVFDADTWQIGKGRCSVLLTIHISGKLAVFRCSDERHDENSDENCDEKCDEKWMIIPDMLTPYDDVCVYKGRPVAVDCTGRAVVVGPDLSVEMVAEPVFGGDKKFLVESKGELLLVDKYLSCLVMNCLRDDGNGDGDGEFYEIGRERAVKFDVFRLDEKEKKWVEVKSLEDRVLFLGEDCAFSASAMDLRIGYGNCVIFRDDVYRDSGSSELGVGVFQLGQFRIAPLSCFPCYSMFFWPPPEWVGLH